One part of the Vitis riparia cultivar Riparia Gloire de Montpellier isolate 1030 chromosome 15, EGFV_Vit.rip_1.0, whole genome shotgun sequence genome encodes these proteins:
- the LOC117932688 gene encoding methionine aminopeptidase 2B, whose translation MMENENLSTEACVEEKEPAKLVNGNEESAELSASPLKDEEVVKKKKKKSKSKKKKELPEQTDPPSIPVVELFPSGEFPEGEIQQYKDDNLWRSTSEEKRELERLEKPIYNSVRQAAEVHRQVRKYIKSILKPGMLMTDLCETLENTVRKLISENGLQAGIAFPTGCSLNWVAAHWTPNSGDKTVLQYDDVMKLDFGTHIDGHIVDCAFTVAFNPMFDPLLEASREATNTGIKESGIDVRLCDVGAAIQEVMESYEVEINGKVFQVKSIRNLNGHSIGSYQIHAGKSVPIVKGGEQTKMEEGEFFAIETFASTGKGYVREDLECSHYMKNFEVGHIPLRLPRAKQLLATINKNFSTLAFCRRYLDRLGETKYLMALKNLCDSGIVQPYPPLCDVKGSYVSQFEHTILLRPTCKEVISRGDDY comes from the exons AAGttgtaaagaagaagaagaagaaaagtaaaagcaa gaaaaagaaagaactaCCTGAGCAGACTGATCCACCATCCATTCCTGTTGTTGAACTTTTTCCCTCTGGGGAGTTCCCTGAGGGTGAAATTCAACAGTACAAAGATGA TAATCTCTGGAGGAGTACATCTGAAGAAAAGCGGGAGTTGGAGCGCCTTGAAAAACCAATTTATAATTCAGTTCGCCAAGCAGCAGAAGTCCATCGCCAG GTTCGGAAATACATCAAAAGTATTTTGAAGCCTGGAATGTTGATGACTGACCTATGTGAGACCTTGGAGAATACAGTTCGAAAGCTAATATCAGAGAATGGTCTGCAAGCAGGCATTGCGTTCCCTACTGGTTGCTCTTTAAACTg GGTGGCTGCTCACTGGACTCCAAATTCTGGAGATAAGACTGTGCTTCAGTATGATGATGTAATGAAGTTGGATTTTGGAACTCATATTGATG GACATATAGTTGACTGTGCATTTACAGTGGCATTCAATCCTATGTTTGATCCACTGCTTGAGGCCTCACGTGAAGCTACCAATACTGGAATCAAG GAATCTGGAATTGATGTGCGTCTTTGCGACGTTGGTGCTGCAATCCAAGAGGTCATGGAATCGTATGAAGTTGAAATTAATGGGAAAGTTTTCCAAG TTAAAAGTATCCGGAACTTGAATGGACATAGTATTGGGAGTTATCAGATCCATGCTGGAAAGTCTGTTCCTATCGTTAAAGGAGGGGAGCAGACAAAAATGGAAGAAGGCGAATTTTTTGCAATTGAAACTTTTGCATCAACAG GAAAAGGCTATGTGAGAGAAGATTTAGAGTGCAGCCACTAcatgaaaaattttgaagttgggCACATTCCTTTGCGTTTGCCTAGAGCAAAGCAACTGCTAGCAACAATCAACAAGAACTTCTCCACATTGGCTTTCTGCAGACGATATTTAGACCGCCTAGGGGAGACTAAATATCTGATGGCGTTAAAGAATTTGTGTGATTCTGGTATTGTTCAg CCTTATCCTCCTCTCTGTGATGTTAAAGGAAGCTATGTATCTCAGTTTGAGCATACCATTTTACTTCGGCCAACCTGCAAGGAAGTCATATCCCGAGGAGATGACTACTGA